The sequence TGGCCCGCCGCCAGTGATTGAGATACGCGAGCCACACCAGCGTGGCACCGGCGATGGCGCCGGCGAGCTGGGCACCGATGTGCCAGAGCGCATTAGACAGCGTGCGGGCGCCCGTGACCACATTGGCGATACTGCCGGCGGGGTTGAGTTCACCCGGCGCACCCAGCGCCAGCGCGACGGCCACGCCGGCCAGCACGGCCAGGGCCCATCCGGTGGTGATGACGATCCACCCCCCATTCTGGCCCTTCGTCTCGGGAAGCACCACGTTGGCAACGACGCCGTTGCCGAGCAGGATGAGGACGAACGTTCCGAAGAACTCGCCCAAGGCAGTGGTTGGCATCTCCGAGTTTGCGCCCGAGCCCCGCAGGCCGCAACTTCGCGACATGCCTGCCACCTTCCCTTCCCGCTGGCGCGGCCTCGCGGCTCTTGGCGCCGCCGCCCTTCTCGCGGCCACCGCCCTGCCCGCGCAGGCGCCCGTGGTCCGTACCGCCTTCCCCGACGCGCGCGGCATCCCGCTCACGGCATTCCCACGCTTCGTGAAGCTGGCGGATCGCGTCTACGGCTATGAGGAAATCCGGAATCCTGGCATGACCACGGTCAGCCTCGTGGTCATCGGCACCAACGGCGTGCTCATCGCCGATGGGCAGGGGTCACCGGCGGCGACGCAAACGATGGTGAACAAGATCAAGGAGCTCACACCGCTGCCGATCAAGTGGTACGTGGTGGGCTCCGATCACGGCGACCACACCGCCGGCAACAGCGTCCTGCCGAAGGACATCAAGTACGTCGTGAGCCCGGCGTCGCTCGCGCAGCTCAAGAAGGACTCGGCCGCCGCCACTCAGGGGCGCGTCGTAGTCGTGCCTCCCGCCGCCATGACCGGCACCGAAGAGACGATCGACGTGGGCGGCACCACCGTGAAGGTCCTCAATCTGGGCCGCGCGCACACGGGCGGCGATCTCATGGTGCAGCTGCCGCGCGAGAAGATCCTCTTCATGAGCGAGGTCTACCTCAATCGCGTCTTCCCGGCGATGCGCTCAGCGTACCCAAGCGAGTGGGTGAGGACGGTGGACGCGGCGCTCGCGCTCAAGAACGTGGACCGCTTCGTACCGGGACACGGCTTCATCGAAGAACCCAAGGTCTCTCGCGAGGAGCTCGTGACCTTCCGCGATGCGCTCGTGAGCGTGATTGCCGAAGTGAAGCGGCAGAAGACGCTCGGCGTGAGCGTGGACGACGCGGTGAAGCAGGCCCAGTGGGGCGCGCTGAGCAGCTGGATGCTGGCGGACCAGCAGGGGCCGATCGCGGTACGGCGGGTGTGGCTGGAGTTGGATGGAACGCTGAAGTAACCCACAACCCACGACGAACCCACCACCCACGACCAACTCATAACCCACGACCAAAAACACGAAACCCAGAATTGATCGGTTCTGGGTTTCGTGTTTTTGGTTTTGGGTTGTGGGTTTACTGCGGTTTACGCTCCGCCAGCCGCCCAATTCCCCCCGCCAGCCCCCCGCTCTGCAGCGCCGGCAGCAGCACCGTCACGGCCAGCAACGCCGCGCCGGGGAGCTTGAAGTTCGCGCCGATCATCTCGGCGAAGTGGGCCACGGGCGCGCCGCGCACCGCGGCGACGGCCAGCAACAGCGCGGTCGCCACGAGCGCGGAGAGAAAGCCGATACGAAAGGCGCCGCGCCCGCCGCCGAGTCCGACGAGCGCGCCAATGATGATCCCGGCGCCTGCCGCGCCCCAGATGCCACCGAAGCTGAGGGCGAGGACCTGCACCACCAGCGCGAGCACGAAATGCGATGACTTCATCGTGATCTCCGTTAGCGGGCGCCGGCGGCGCGCAGGGTGAGTGTGGCTTTCACGTCACCGCTCGCGAGTTCGGCGGGTGTATGCGGCGTTCGTACGCTGTCGAGCGTGCCCTCCGTCCAGAGCGGATAGCGATCGAGATAGCGCGGGCTCGCGGGGTTGCCGCTCTGCCCGCCCGGATACGTGGCGCGAATGACGGGCTGCTTGTCGAGCTCTACCACCATGCGCCAGCTGGCACCGAAGTTCGCGCGCTTCGAGGCGACACTGGGGTTCAGTGTCCCCCGTCCGCCATTGATACCGGCGTCGGGCGCGGCAAAGCCGGCCAGGCGCAGCAGGTGCGCCGGGTGCGCGGGCGTCGTGCGCTCCCACGTCCACGGGTCCTTGGTCGGATCGCCGAACTGCGTCACCAGCGTGTCGTACGCCCACGCGAGAGCGCTCGCCATGAGGCGATCGCGATCTTCGATCACACTCGCGGTCCGACGATCGTCCCACCACGCGTTGCTCGAGTCCGCGATGAGCTGCAGCAGACGCGATTCGCTCGGCGTGGCCACCCGCGTGTCCTTGCCCTTGGGCATGAGCTCGTCGTAGAGCTGCTGCGTGAGCCGCCCCATGGCCGTTTCGAAGAGACGCGCGCCGGTATTCGACTTGGTATAGGCGCGGTCCCACGTGCCGAGCATATCGACGGCGGCCTTGAGCGACTTGTCGGTGTCGCCCTGCTGCACACGCACGGTGCCCGCATGCACGAACGCCGGCACCAGGCGATCGGCGCGTACGCTGGTGGGGTTGGTCTGGAACTGCCGCATCTTGTCCGGTGTCATGCTGCTGTCCCCGCGCAACAGGCGGTTGATCTGCAGCGCGCGCCAGATCTCGTAGTGCCCATCGACGCCGAGATAGAGCGGGTCGATCTCCGGATCGATCGGCTCCTGATTGGCACTCGCGAGATACCCCTGCGCGGGCCGAATGCTTTGCGGATAGCGCGCGACCGGGCGGAAGCCGAGCCAGTCGTTCTTGCGGGTATTCCCTTCGAGAATCGCCGTGCCGCGGCCGCTGTCGGCGCGAATGGGATACTTGCCGGTGGAGCGAATGGCAATCGTGCCGGCCGTGTCGGCCACGATCATGTTCTGCGCCGGCGCGGTGAAGTACGTCGCCATTGAATCAAGGAACGCCTCGGCGGTGTTCGCATGTGCGGCGCTGTAGAAGCCCATGATCTCCTGCCCGGCTTCGAGCACCGTCCAGCGCATGGAGAGCCACTCGCTCCCTTGGCGGCGCATCGGCCCCCGGTGCGTGTAGTACACCGTATCGGTGACAATCAGCGCGCCGCGCTTGTCGCGATACTGCTCCACGCGAGTGTCCACGAATGGCGTGCGCTGCCCATCCAGCTCATAGGTGGTGGGGTTGGCCTTGTCGTCCACCGTTTCGCGCCAGAAGTCCATGACGTCGGCGCCAGTGTTGGTGAAGCTCCAGGCGAGCGAACGGTTGTAGCCGATCGTGACGCCGGGCGCGCCCGGAATGGTGACGCCGCCGATGTCCATCTTGCCCGGCACGACCATATGCACTTCATACCAGATACTTGGCAGCGTGAGCTCGAGATGCG is a genomic window of Gemmatimonadaceae bacterium containing:
- a CDS encoding penicillin acylase family protein, whose amino-acid sequence is MAKLVSAVSLLALGAAATWAGTQGVGAVPPLNALLSPSVGLWANAQNDLPASATAAIPGMTGEVDVRYDSRSVPHIFATTELDAVRALGYVVARDRLFQLEVQSRAGEGTLTELVGDVALSADQETRHLGMPRSAELRFKGMDPNGPMMQILQAYADGINAYRRALPASQWPVEYKLLQVAPREWKPIYTLHLLNRMGYTLAHAPVELDLLQARATIGDAAARAIFDSDSPVQEPIQPAPRNAPREALTPLPAPSAPDSTAVRFLAQLMRGSDVGPLRWTRDREGSPEERALLQQERAFASNNWAVAPQRSRSGKALLAGDPHLELTLPSIWYEVHMVVPGKMDIGGVTIPGAPGVTIGYNRSLAWSFTNTGADVMDFWRETVDDKANPTTYELDGQRTPFVDTRVEQYRDKRGALIVTDTVYYTHRGPMRRQGSEWLSMRWTVLEAGQEIMGFYSAAHANTAEAFLDSMATYFTAPAQNMIVADTAGTIAIRSTGKYPIRADSGRGTAILEGNTRKNDWLGFRPVARYPQSIRPAQGYLASANQEPIDPEIDPLYLGVDGHYEIWRALQINRLLRGDSSMTPDKMRQFQTNPTSVRADRLVPAFVHAGTVRVQQGDTDKSLKAAVDMLGTWDRAYTKSNTGARLFETAMGRLTQQLYDELMPKGKDTRVATPSESRLLQLIADSSNAWWDDRRTASVIEDRDRLMASALAWAYDTLVTQFGDPTKDPWTWERTTPAHPAHLLRLAGFAAPDAGINGGRGTLNPSVASKRANFGASWRMVVELDKQPVIRATYPGGQSGNPASPRYLDRYPLWTEGTLDSVRTPHTPAELASGDVKATLTLRAAGAR